A single Paenibacillus sp. FSL R5-0517 DNA region contains:
- a CDS encoding glycosyl hydrolase — protein sequence MSEYTSVSTYPWKDELKRYRTLAEQAGPAPADGWNQDRKLELVESIVRAYTPYQDSDGAIIDPFSGVERYYSTPAYVMAAAVLVDAGRTDLLDSAAAALSQSIDAVVKRSAPDNHPDFFPVLMMRAYMLLKSHLPEQAKIWAEALKTIHPEQDYVFTMSNMNNPNRMINWNAIMISGEYLRWHEQLASEDTAWMDRYLEAYHLPRFTALGLYQDGPLDRPNCPFSYDIATRYHLGVMLEAGYEGATANRLREQLRHGAFSSLLTLSPLGEIPPRGRSSQHQWNEAAAAYVCSTHATQALEAGDPVMAGAFARAANRCFAAVERWKMDDGRLKIVRNEYAPEDRHGYEIYTNHTCYNLWTAAALAHACLSDPGDQVSQVYLPSEVGSRVLQTDGWFETVIASVPGQQLVVHTAMNDPYTIPGLVRIQQTGLPGLIGPSAASHVQAGFTEFAEGVVRPLSYCPAWKTPDGVWHSLAEGIPSGGAYDRDVGLDPAQGGGSIVYEKVGQDTSNQVEGHLAERAAEEGINASENSFAVTWVGPLPGVETLRTHYVQQADLLTITYEFQGEIVAAGALIPLMFHDGREQAVITHTDQSVRTTYRGAYVESTALDQEAIIHLEDQVVASRNGLLKEARIEVNGARSLTFTVRLGEVTQEGV from the coding sequence ATGAGTGAATATACATCTGTGTCCACGTATCCATGGAAAGATGAACTCAAACGTTACCGGACGTTGGCAGAACAAGCGGGCCCCGCTCCGGCAGACGGCTGGAATCAGGATCGCAAACTGGAACTTGTGGAGAGTATTGTGCGCGCTTACACCCCGTATCAGGACAGCGATGGTGCAATCATCGATCCGTTCTCGGGTGTCGAGAGATATTACTCTACCCCAGCCTATGTGATGGCTGCGGCAGTCCTGGTTGATGCCGGACGTACAGATCTGCTTGATTCTGCCGCGGCGGCCCTGTCACAGAGCATTGATGCCGTGGTCAAACGTAGCGCACCTGACAATCACCCTGATTTTTTCCCGGTACTCATGATGAGAGCTTACATGTTGTTGAAGTCACATCTGCCTGAACAAGCCAAGATCTGGGCAGAGGCGCTCAAGACGATCCATCCTGAACAAGATTATGTATTTACGATGAGCAACATGAATAATCCCAATCGCATGATTAACTGGAACGCCATTATGATCTCTGGCGAATACCTGCGGTGGCATGAACAGTTGGCAAGTGAAGATACAGCGTGGATGGATCGTTATCTGGAAGCTTATCATCTGCCTCGATTTACGGCACTTGGTTTGTATCAGGATGGGCCGCTAGACCGTCCGAACTGTCCATTTTCCTATGATATTGCCACCCGTTATCATCTGGGCGTGATGCTTGAGGCGGGTTATGAGGGAGCCACTGCCAATAGGTTACGTGAGCAGCTGCGCCATGGTGCCTTCAGCTCGCTACTGACGCTCTCGCCGCTAGGTGAGATTCCACCGCGTGGTCGCAGCTCTCAGCACCAATGGAATGAAGCGGCCGCCGCTTATGTATGTTCTACACATGCAACGCAGGCTCTGGAGGCGGGAGATCCGGTGATGGCTGGTGCTTTTGCACGTGCGGCTAATCGGTGTTTTGCCGCTGTAGAGCGTTGGAAAATGGATGATGGGCGCCTGAAAATCGTGCGCAATGAATACGCGCCAGAAGATCGCCACGGGTATGAGATCTATACCAACCACACGTGTTACAACCTGTGGACAGCAGCAGCACTGGCCCACGCCTGTCTCAGTGATCCGGGAGACCAAGTGAGCCAGGTGTACCTTCCTTCCGAGGTGGGCAGCCGAGTGTTGCAGACCGATGGGTGGTTCGAAACCGTGATTGCATCCGTACCTGGTCAGCAACTGGTAGTACACACAGCGATGAATGATCCGTATACGATCCCTGGTTTGGTACGAATTCAGCAGACAGGGTTACCTGGTCTGATTGGTCCGTCCGCTGCCAGCCATGTGCAGGCCGGATTCACGGAATTTGCCGAAGGGGTGGTCCGTCCGCTCAGCTATTGTCCTGCCTGGAAGACACCAGATGGGGTATGGCATAGCCTTGCAGAGGGTATTCCATCGGGTGGTGCGTATGATCGGGATGTTGGATTAGACCCTGCTCAGGGAGGTGGGTCAATCGTGTATGAAAAAGTGGGCCAGGATACGTCGAATCAAGTAGAGGGACATTTGGCGGAAAGAGCTGCGGAAGAGGGGATAAACGCCTCAGAGAATTCTTTTGCTGTGACATGGGTTGGTCCCTTGCCTGGTGTTGAAACCTTGCGCACTCATTATGTGCAGCAGGCAGACTTGCTGACCATAACGTATGAATTCCAAGGGGAAATTGTGGCGGCAGGTGCACTCATTCCGTTGATGTTCCATGATGGTCGTGAACAGGCGGTGATTACCCATACGGATCAAAGTGTGCGCACTACGTATCGGGGGGCATATGTCGAATCTACAGCGCTGGATCAGGAAGCCATTATTCATCTGGAGGATCAGGTCGTGGCTTCCCGTAATGGGTTGCTGAAAGAAGCGCGGATTGAAGTGAACGGAGCACGTAGTCTGACCTTTACGGTCCGATTGGGTGAGGTTACACAGGAAGGCGTTTAG
- a CDS encoding Ig-like domain-containing protein: MLKPRLTKYMVMMLVLMLSISNVGLAAAADKELSKIVVSKNEMSLEVGDSSSVTVTGVYSDNTSANVTISSSWSTSDTSIATVYNGAITAKKEGTATITAAYQGQSQTVQVKVTKKVKALSKNVQSLDLRTGDTKEIILTATYSDNETNNTAANTAEWSTSDEKVATVVNGKVTGQSAGTAVITAKVGSQSVTVDVNVEVVKRVDVDKQQVNLLLNKSESVKVTATYPDGTTKDVTDLAEWTSSNEKVADVLKGEITGYSAGSAKITAKYGTKSVSVDVDVDLTSKLSVVNQSIFFRLSETTKTANIVLTASYPNSSDVNVTDQATWTSSNEKVATVFKGQVTAISAGSTTIKATYSGKTVEVAVDVDTARYLDIKDVNDKLAMSVTGDNKSKTLVANAEYIDGSTEVVTSKATWTSSNADVVYVSNGDLIAYKSGTATITVAYGGKTAKFTVNVDVPDKYEMDKKKASVAVGGTTNAKVLAMYGETSKDVSEDATWSSSSDKIAEVDSKGVITGVATGKATITAKIEGKTLTMPVEVGMASGLEADVNFVVLSAKETQNILLTGTDEDGNTLDVTSEATWKSSNARVADVKKGVITGNSSGKANITAEYGSKKVTIQVEVDVISRIEASEPALSLKSGDTADLTVTAFLSDGSERDVTDKAEWKTNKYTVAQVTKGKVKAAGSGKAKITAKYGSKSVTIAVDVDTLKYLQTDKVTLTMKPGEKVTVAATATYADGSEANVSKPALWKSSRIATASVKDGVIQANGKGKATITVTFAGVKTKVTVVVEAK, from the coding sequence ATGTTAAAGCCAAGATTGACCAAGTACATGGTGATGATGCTGGTGTTGATGCTGAGTATTTCCAACGTAGGCTTGGCCGCTGCGGCAGATAAAGAACTGTCCAAAATTGTGGTTTCCAAGAATGAGATGTCGCTCGAAGTTGGTGATTCCAGTTCCGTTACGGTAACAGGTGTGTATTCTGATAATACGTCGGCAAACGTAACGATCAGTTCATCCTGGAGTACCAGTGATACTTCGATAGCAACTGTATATAATGGCGCAATTACAGCCAAAAAAGAAGGTACAGCAACGATTACCGCAGCGTACCAGGGCCAGAGTCAGACCGTTCAAGTGAAAGTAACGAAGAAGGTCAAAGCCCTCTCGAAGAACGTACAAAGTCTGGACTTGCGTACGGGAGACACGAAAGAAATTATTTTGACAGCAACGTATAGTGATAATGAAACAAATAATACAGCAGCAAATACCGCAGAATGGTCCACCAGTGATGAGAAGGTTGCTACCGTTGTGAATGGTAAAGTAACTGGACAAAGCGCGGGTACAGCTGTAATCACAGCCAAAGTGGGCAGCCAAAGCGTGACGGTGGATGTTAACGTTGAAGTGGTTAAACGTGTAGATGTGGATAAACAGCAGGTTAACCTGTTGTTGAACAAAAGTGAAAGTGTGAAAGTGACGGCTACGTATCCGGATGGTACAACCAAAGATGTAACCGATCTGGCGGAGTGGACGTCCAGCAATGAGAAGGTTGCAGACGTTCTCAAAGGTGAAATTACAGGATACTCGGCAGGTTCTGCCAAGATTACAGCCAAATACGGTACGAAGTCCGTATCCGTTGATGTGGATGTGGATCTGACCAGCAAGCTGAGTGTGGTAAATCAAAGCATTTTCTTCCGTTTGAGCGAGACAACCAAAACGGCTAATATCGTTCTTACGGCTTCGTATCCAAATAGCAGCGACGTGAATGTAACGGATCAAGCGACTTGGACATCCAGCAACGAGAAAGTTGCTACGGTATTCAAGGGACAAGTTACAGCCATTAGTGCAGGTTCAACAACGATCAAGGCAACCTATAGTGGTAAAACTGTAGAAGTTGCTGTGGATGTTGATACGGCAAGATATCTGGATATCAAAGATGTAAATGACAAACTCGCCATGAGTGTTACGGGTGATAACAAGTCCAAGACATTGGTAGCCAATGCAGAGTATATTGATGGAAGCACAGAAGTGGTAACGTCCAAAGCAACGTGGACTTCAAGCAATGCCGATGTTGTATATGTATCGAATGGCGATCTGATCGCATACAAATCCGGTACTGCGACGATCACTGTAGCTTATGGCGGTAAAACAGCTAAATTTACAGTAAATGTTGACGTTCCGGACAAGTATGAAATGGATAAGAAAAAAGCATCAGTAGCTGTGGGTGGAACGACCAATGCCAAAGTGCTGGCGATGTACGGTGAGACATCCAAGGATGTATCCGAAGATGCAACCTGGAGCAGCAGCAGCGACAAAATCGCTGAGGTAGATAGCAAAGGGGTTATCACAGGTGTTGCTACAGGTAAAGCAACCATCACAGCGAAGATTGAAGGCAAAACACTGACCATGCCTGTTGAAGTAGGTATGGCTAGTGGACTGGAAGCCGATGTGAACTTTGTCGTATTGTCTGCCAAAGAAACACAGAACATCCTTCTGACAGGAACGGATGAGGACGGCAACACGCTGGATGTTACATCCGAAGCAACCTGGAAATCCAGTAACGCACGTGTAGCGGATGTGAAAAAAGGCGTGATCACGGGTAACAGCAGTGGTAAAGCCAACATCACAGCAGAATACGGCTCCAAAAAAGTGACGATCCAGGTTGAAGTGGATGTCATCTCACGTATTGAAGCTTCCGAACCGGCTCTGTCCCTGAAATCAGGCGATACAGCTGATCTGACGGTAACGGCTTTCTTGAGCGACGGTAGCGAGCGCGATGTTACGGACAAAGCGGAGTGGAAAACGAATAAGTACACTGTTGCTCAGGTGACTAAAGGTAAAGTCAAAGCTGCAGGTTCAGGTAAAGCTAAAATCACAGCCAAATACGGCAGTAAGTCTGTCACAATTGCCGTAGATGTGGATACACTAAAATATTTGCAGACGGATAAAGTAACGTTGACCATGAAACCTGGTGAAAAGGTAACTGTGGCGGCAACTGCAACGTATGCCGATGGCAGTGAGGCTAATGTGTCCAAACCGGCTCTCTGGAAATCTTCCCGTATTGCAACAGCATCGGTGAAAGATGGTGTCATTCAGGCGAACGGTAAAGGTAAAGCAACGATTACGGTGACATTTGCAGGTGTGAAAACGAAAGTAACCGTAGTGGTTGAAGCGAAGTAA
- a CDS encoding glycoside hydrolase family 88 protein has protein sequence MNTSTSVKWLEEAWQQGAAKTIRNAKRIKDTFPHIAPQGTYDQNDPEWWTAGFWPGLLWLVYGDAPESEAVAPLHRIAESCERQLEGCLRDPESVDHDLGFIWLLTGVANYRQTGSMDGRRRGMLAANLLAARFHVRGEFIRAWNFSSSAMDTRGVAIIDSMMNLPLLYWASEQSGDPRFRWLAEAHADTVAREFIRADGSICHVVEFDPHTGQKLREHGGQGHAPGSAWARGTAWALHGFALSFRYTGEARYLETAERAADFFLAMLGEEIVPVWDFRAPAEHQVAWDSSAAAIAASGLIELAKLSPRGETYAAAGERIVRGLHEHYSSGDSAAEEGLIMQGTVHYPEGRGLNVPIIYGDYFYMEALAKLRGREGLF, from the coding sequence ATGAACACATCAACGTCGGTAAAATGGCTGGAGGAAGCGTGGCAACAGGGAGCTGCCAAGACGATTCGGAATGCAAAGCGGATCAAGGATACATTTCCGCACATTGCCCCGCAAGGGACGTATGACCAGAATGATCCGGAATGGTGGACAGCAGGTTTCTGGCCTGGCCTGTTATGGTTGGTCTATGGGGATGCACCGGAAAGTGAAGCGGTCGCTCCGCTGCATCGCATTGCCGAAAGTTGTGAGCGGCAACTGGAAGGTTGTCTGCGTGATCCCGAATCGGTGGATCACGATCTGGGGTTCATCTGGCTGCTTACTGGCGTAGCCAACTACCGCCAGACGGGCAGCATGGATGGACGGCGGCGCGGCATGCTCGCCGCCAACCTGCTCGCTGCCCGGTTCCATGTGCGCGGTGAGTTCATCCGCGCCTGGAACTTCAGCTCGTCAGCAATGGATACGCGCGGCGTAGCCATCATTGACAGCATGATGAACTTGCCGCTGCTCTACTGGGCGTCCGAGCAGAGCGGCGATCCTCGCTTCCGCTGGCTGGCGGAAGCACATGCGGACACCGTGGCGCGCGAATTCATCCGCGCTGACGGGTCCATCTGCCACGTGGTGGAGTTCGATCCACACACGGGGCAGAAGCTGCGTGAGCATGGCGGACAGGGCCATGCTCCAGGTTCCGCCTGGGCGCGGGGCACCGCCTGGGCGCTGCACGGGTTTGCGCTGTCTTTCCGGTATACGGGCGAAGCCCGATATCTGGAGACAGCGGAGCGTGCGGCCGATTTCTTCCTCGCCATGCTTGGCGAAGAGATCGTGCCGGTGTGGGATTTCCGCGCACCTGCGGAGCATCAGGTGGCGTGGGACTCGTCCGCTGCGGCGATTGCCGCAAGCGGGCTTATAGAGCTGGCGAAGCTGTCGCCACGCGGGGAAACCTATGCCGCCGCGGGAGAGCGAATCGTCCGCGGCTTGCATGAGCACTATAGCTCCGGTGACTCGGCAGCGGAAGAAGGGCTGATCATGCAGGGAACGGTGCATTACCCAGAAGGGCGAGGGTTGAATGTGCCGATTATATACGGCGATTATTTCTATATGGAAGCACTGGCGAAGCTGCGTGGGCGTGAGGGGTTATTCTAA
- a CDS encoding class I SAM-dependent methyltransferase, translated as MRQPFDYIGYWEKTYRSGETSGRGSYGVLAEFKAEVVNGLIQREGIHRVIEFGCGDGNQLQYMNYEDYLGVDVAASSIKRCASQFAKDPSKSFMLYTPGLWINRGFLQADLTVCLDVLYHITDETDFRNTLYDILHSSTAWVVLYTRLKENGTPGVDTIQDRNLFHYLYDYPDFKVHEIIPQRYPDQSSADFVILRRTSSK; from the coding sequence ATGCGTCAACCTTTTGATTACATCGGGTATTGGGAGAAAACATATCGCTCAGGTGAAACTTCCGGGAGAGGTTCATACGGAGTATTGGCTGAATTCAAGGCCGAAGTCGTGAATGGACTGATTCAACGTGAAGGTATTCATCGAGTCATTGAGTTTGGATGCGGGGATGGCAACCAGTTGCAATACATGAATTATGAGGACTACCTGGGCGTTGATGTCGCCGCTTCTTCGATAAAACGCTGTGCTTCCCAGTTTGCCAAAGATCCGTCCAAGAGCTTCATGCTGTATACACCAGGCCTGTGGATTAACCGTGGTTTTCTGCAAGCCGATCTGACGGTCTGTCTGGATGTGTTATATCACATCACGGATGAAACCGATTTTCGCAATACCCTGTATGATATTCTGCACTCTTCAACGGCATGGGTGGTGCTTTACACCCGTTTGAAAGAAAACGGCACCCCCGGGGTCGATACCATCCAGGATCGTAATCTGTTCCATTATCTCTACGACTACCCGGATTTCAAGGTGCATGAGATTATTCCGCAGCGATATCCGGATCAATCATCTGCCGACTTTGTTATCCTGAGACGCACATCTTCGAAGTGA